ACTGTTGTTCATCACAACAATTGGAGATTACCATGACGCCAGTAACCAGACAAGCTTATGGAGGATGTAGAACAAAGTTCTTCCTTTGTACAAATCATTTCTCAATCTTTTCCATTTGGTTTTATTTTATTTATTATTATTTTACATGAATTTTTATAGTATTCTTGTATAATGCAACTTTTTTTATTGATAACTATATATACCATTTTGCTATACAGTGAGACACCAGTATATTCTGAAATTTCTGATGAGTGTACTGATAGGTAAGAATATAGCTATCATTTTTATTTTATTATGATTTTGGTTTCAGTATTTATTATACTGTTTTACGATTATTTTGATTTTTTTTATATATAGTTTTATAAAAATACTCATTTTTTATTTTAATCCTATATCGTTTTAAAATCATTTCAAATTTATTTTCTGTTTTTTCTTACTTTTTCAATACATGTACAAATATTCACAAGGCGTGTATTGATACAGGTAAGTTTCGTTGATTGTTCTTTAGCAAGCCAATCATCCGATACGTTTCACTATCTCATTCAACGGACATCCCTACCCTTTTAGGGTTTTCGAGCTCAAGAAAATACGGTATGCTCAGCCATATTAAGGAGATTTGTATGCCAAAGTTTTTCCCAGAAGGCTATGTCCCTGCCATGGAGCAGAAACAGACTGAAAAAGCCATTAAGTACATCAAGGACACATTTGAACGGGAACTTTCTGGAGGTTTGAAATTGAGCAGGGTTACCAGCCCGCTTTTTGTCCCAAGGGGTTCGGGTATTAATGACGATCTGAATGGTATCGAACGACCAGTGCGGTTCCAGATAGGTAATCTGGAAAATCGTGAAATGGAAATCGTCCAATCCTTGGCAAAATGGAAGCGTATGGCTCTGGCTGACCTTGGCTTCAAACGTGGCACTGGCTTGTACACCGATATGAATGCCATCAGACCTGACGATGACTTGGATGCAATACACTCCATTTACGTTGATCAGTGGGACTGGGAACTGGTCATGGGAAAAAATGAACGTTCACTTGACTATCTCAAGCGTGTAGTGAGGAAGATATACTCATCCATGAAACGCACTGAGTTCTTGGTGAGCGAAATGTTTCCTGGATGCACTCCGACGCTTCCTGAACATATTACCTTTATCCACAGTGAGGATGCACAGAGAGAGTATCCTCAGTTGAGTCCTGTACAACGAGAGAAAGAACTAGCGAAGAAGTATGGAGCCATTTTCCTTATCGGGATCGGCAGCCCTCTCGCTGATGGCATCAGCCAAGGCGGAAGAGCCCCTGATTATGACGATTGGTCAACCAAGACCGACGATGAGCACACCGGCTTGAACGGGGACATCATTGTCTGGGATACCGTCCGTGGAGATTCCTTGGAACTCTCCTCAATGGGTATCAGGGTGGATGAGGAGACCCTCCTTCGACAGCTCAAAATGAAAGATGCAGAAGACCGTACGTCACTGTACTGGCATAAGCGTTTGCTTGGTGGAGAGTTGCCTCAGACCATCGGTGGTGGCATCGGACAGAGTCGTCTCTGCATGTTCCTCCTGAAAAAAGCCCACATCGGAGAGGTGCAAGCCTCCATCTG
The sequence above is drawn from the uncultured Sphaerochaeta sp. genome and encodes:
- the asnA gene encoding aspartate--ammonia ligase is translated as MPKFFPEGYVPAMEQKQTEKAIKYIKDTFERELSGGLKLSRVTSPLFVPRGSGINDDLNGIERPVRFQIGNLENREMEIVQSLAKWKRMALADLGFKRGTGLYTDMNAIRPDDDLDAIHSIYVDQWDWELVMGKNERSLDYLKRVVRKIYSSMKRTEFLVSEMFPGCTPTLPEHITFIHSEDAQREYPQLSPVQREKELAKKYGAIFLIGIGSPLADGISQGGRAPDYDDWSTKTDDEHTGLNGDIIVWDTVRGDSLELSSMGIRVDEETLLRQLKMKDAEDRTSLYWHKRLLGGELPQTIGGGIGQSRLCMFLLKKAHIGEVQASIWPEEVLNEADSMHVFLM